The region ACCTGCTGACCGCCCTGCTCGACCTCGAACGCCCCGACCCGGCCGCCGAACTGATCGAACGCCTCCACATCGACCGCGCCGCCGTCCGCCGGCTCCTATAATTCAGTCTGGACAGACTAGACAGGAGCACGCCATGACCGCCTGGCAAGTGCAGGAGGCGAAACAACGATTCAGCGAAGTGGTGCGCCGCGCGCTGGACGAGGGCCCCCAGGTGGTCACCCGGCACGGTGAGGAGGTCGCGGTGGTCATCGACATCGCCGAATATCGCCGCCTGCATGGGGACGCTCCCGACTTGACCCACTTCCTCCTCGCGGATCCCGACTGGAACGACGACACCGAGTTCCCTCGCAACAAGGACCTGCCGCGAGAGGTGGATCTCGGCTGATGGCAGCCGGTTATCTGCTGGACACCAACGTGGTGTCA is a window of Microbispora sp. NBC_01189 DNA encoding:
- a CDS encoding type II toxin-antitoxin system Phd/YefM family antitoxin — encoded protein: MTAWQVQEAKQRFSEVVRRALDEGPQVVTRHGEEVAVVIDIAEYRRLHGDAPDLTHFLLADPDWNDDTEFPRNKDLPREVDLG